One window of Mediterraneibacter gnavus ATCC 29149 genomic DNA carries:
- a CDS encoding A24 family peptidase produces the protein MTMLLKSILIFIFVVISISDWRTHKIPDRWNAGILLVAVLLALVDPSVSWQERILGMFAVSVPMACLLFFVPGSFGGGDIKFVAAVGVAIGVKLVVMGSAAAILLAGIYCIRLLAEKRNGQKTAFAFGPFLCMGMTAAMVFGDAWAAWFLSG, from the coding sequence ATGACGATGCTGTTAAAGTCGATACTGATTTTTATCTTTGTCGTGATTTCCATTTCTGACTGGCGGACGCATAAGATTCCGGACAGATGGAATGCAGGGATTCTTCTGGTGGCAGTACTGCTGGCACTGGTGGATCCTTCGGTTTCCTGGCAGGAGAGGATACTAGGGATGTTTGCGGTAAGTGTCCCGATGGCATGCCTTTTGTTTTTTGTTCCGGGAAGCTTTGGCGGCGGTGATATCAAGTTTGTTGCAGCTGTCGGGGTGGCAATCGGAGTGAAGCTGGTCGTTATGGGAAGTGCGGCAGCAATCCTACTGGCAGGGATTTATTGTATCCGGCTTCTGGCAGAAAAAAGAAACGGGCAAAAGACAGCATTCGCCTTCGGCCCGTTTTTATGTATGGGTATGACAGCAGCCATGGTGTTTGGAGACGCATGGGCTGCGTGGTTTTTATCAGGATAG
- a CDS encoding glycerol dehydratase reactivase beta/small subunit family protein, which yields MIVKKPSIFIYTHLADEAILREVCAGVEEEGVFYEITEFPDECMEKLSYKAARDSMLGSGIGIFGTAVCLKMRGLEKGRNIEAYLSPTKEQCRKVGANSARAIKKQPFK from the coding sequence ATGATAGTGAAGAAACCTTCAATCTTTATATATACACATCTGGCAGATGAAGCAATTTTGCGGGAAGTCTGTGCAGGAGTGGAAGAAGAGGGTGTGTTTTATGAGATTACAGAGTTTCCGGATGAATGTATGGAAAAGCTTTCCTATAAAGCGGCACGGGATTCCATGCTGGGATCCGGAATCGGGATTTTTGGAACGGCCGTCTGTCTGAAAATGCGGGGGCTTGAGAAAGGGCGTAATATCGAGGCATATCTGTCTCCGACAAAAGAGCAGTGCAGAAAAGTGGGAGCAAACAGTGCCCGTGCGATTAAAAAACAGCCCTTTAAATAG
- a CDS encoding tRNA pseudouridine synthase A: MQTLMLTVEYDGTRYAGWKAAPKKENLDTVLGRIHTALARLLKEDIQLFCAAKTDPGVHARGQILSFQTTSSLLPSALKSSLNQVLPQDIAVLDARQVSERFHAELLPKHCIWELCIKTGPTPDVFRQKYTLFLPDLPDPLRMQEAFSFLKGRHDVRCFSPVKKKKAIMRELYSLRIEHSDDEMQLFLEGSDFLPFMPATLMQLLLDIGTGTLDACCIPSIFAGEHSYSGHAPAHALYLHDIVYISDRKDDF, encoded by the coding sequence CTTGATACGGTCTTGGGGAGAATCCATACTGCTCTTGCCAGGCTGCTCAAAGAGGACATACAGTTATTCTGTGCCGCAAAAACAGACCCTGGTGTTCATGCAAGAGGGCAGATTCTCAGCTTTCAGACCACTTCTTCCCTGTTGCCTTCTGCTCTAAAGAGCAGTCTGAATCAGGTGCTGCCTCAGGATATCGCCGTTTTAGATGCCAGACAGGTTTCCGAACGTTTTCATGCAGAATTACTCCCCAAACACTGTATCTGGGAGCTTTGTATCAAAACCGGTCCGACTCCTGATGTTTTCCGTCAGAAGTATACTTTATTTCTCCCCGACTTGCCGGATCCCCTGCGAATGCAGGAAGCATTTTCTTTTTTGAAAGGCAGGCATGATGTCCGTTGCTTTTCTCCTGTCAAAAAGAAAAAAGCAATCATGAGAGAACTCTATTCTCTCCGGATTGAGCATTCCGATGACGAAATGCAGCTTTTCCTGGAAGGCAGTGATTTTCTGCCATTCATGCCCGCAACACTCATGCAGCTGCTGCTTGATATCGGAACGGGCACACTGGATGCCTGCTGTATTCCTTCGATCTTTGCAGGAGAACATTCTTATTCCGGGCATGCTCCTGCCCATGCACTGTATCTTCATGATATTGTTTATATTTCAGATAGAAAGGATGATTTTTAA
- the asnA gene encoding aspartate--ammonia ligase yields MEHLTIPQGYVSPLTIRETEVAIKEIKDYFERSLAKSLHLTRVSAPLFVKPESGLNDNLNGVERPVSFGIKEQEDTPAEIVHSLAKWKRYALKHYGFHSGEGLYTDMSAIRRDEDTDNIHSIYVDQWDWEKVISKEERNMETLQYTVRKVYSALKETEDYISRRYNYIEPLLPDDIFFITSQELEDLYPGCDAKEREHRLAKEKGAIFVAQIGKVLASGEKHDGRAPDYDDWELNGDIIVYYPVLDIALELSSMGIRVDEEALAKQLKLSGCEDRAKLPFQKSLLNRELPYTIGGGIGQSRICMYYLRKAHIGEVQSSLWPDDIYNCALEHGIQLL; encoded by the coding sequence ATGGAACACTTAACCATCCCACAGGGGTATGTTTCTCCCCTGACAATCCGCGAGACTGAGGTGGCGATCAAAGAGATCAAGGATTATTTTGAACGCTCCCTTGCAAAATCACTGCATCTTACCCGTGTATCTGCACCTTTATTTGTAAAACCGGAATCCGGTCTGAATGATAATTTAAATGGTGTGGAGCGCCCGGTTTCGTTCGGGATCAAGGAGCAGGAGGACACTCCCGCGGAGATCGTGCATTCTCTGGCAAAATGGAAACGCTATGCACTCAAGCACTACGGTTTTCATTCCGGTGAAGGTCTTTACACCGATATGAGTGCCATCCGCAGAGATGAGGATACGGACAATATTCACTCTATCTACGTAGATCAGTGGGACTGGGAAAAAGTGATTTCCAAAGAAGAACGAAACATGGAGACACTGCAGTATACAGTCCGCAAGGTCTACAGTGCACTCAAAGAAACAGAAGATTATATTTCCAGACGGTATAACTATATCGAGCCGCTGCTTCCGGACGATATCTTTTTTATCACATCCCAGGAGCTTGAAGACCTGTATCCAGGATGTGACGCCAAGGAAAGAGAGCACCGGCTTGCCAAAGAAAAGGGAGCGATCTTTGTGGCACAGATTGGAAAAGTTCTCGCTTCAGGTGAAAAGCATGACGGACGCGCCCCGGACTATGATGACTGGGAATTAAACGGTGATATCATCGTCTACTACCCTGTACTGGACATTGCCCTGGAGCTTTCCTCTATGGGAATCCGCGTGGATGAAGAAGCGCTTGCAAAGCAGTTAAAGCTTTCCGGATGCGAGGACCGCGCAAAGCTTCCGTTCCAGAAGTCTCTGCTGAACAGGGAACTGCCTTACACGATCGGCGGCGGAATCGGACAGTCCCGTATCTGTATGTATTATTTGCGCAAGGCACATATCGGAGAGGTACAGTCCTCCCTCTGGCCGGATGACATTTACAACTGCGCACTGGAACACGGAATCCAGTTATTATAA
- a CDS encoding propanediol/glycerol family dehydratase medium subunit, whose amino-acid sequence MQISEELIKQITNAVLSEMGQETGSHTSSEVPSMAGRDRINEEKTSYRDYPRAKQGTDPKEVVIGVGAAFQKEIKRTICGILLEDVLKNVKAGIEEEGMIPRVVKILDTSDVCFMALEAAKLSGSGIGIGIQSKGTTVIHQRDLYPLSNLELFPQAPLMNLETYRQIGQNAAKYVKGEQVVPIPCTNDPMSRPKYQVKAALMHIAETEQLDPEVGIVEWEER is encoded by the coding sequence ATGCAGATTAGTGAAGAGTTAATTAAACAGATAACCAATGCCGTTCTTTCGGAGATGGGGCAGGAGACTGGATCACATACATCTTCCGAGGTGCCTTCTATGGCAGGGCGGGACAGGATCAATGAAGAAAAGACATCCTACAGAGATTATCCGCGGGCGAAGCAGGGGACAGATCCAAAGGAAGTTGTGATCGGAGTAGGAGCTGCATTCCAGAAAGAGATTAAAAGAACCATCTGCGGTATTTTACTGGAAGATGTTCTGAAAAATGTGAAAGCGGGAATTGAAGAGGAAGGAATGATCCCGAGAGTGGTCAAAATACTGGATACATCCGATGTCTGTTTTATGGCATTGGAAGCGGCAAAGCTTTCTGGTTCCGGAATCGGGATCGGCATCCAGTCGAAAGGGACAACCGTGATCCATCAGAGAGACCTTTATCCGCTTTCCAATCTGGAATTGTTTCCGCAGGCGCCTCTGATGAATCTGGAGACTTACCGTCAGATCGGACAGAATGCTGCCAAATATGTAAAGGGTGAGCAGGTAGTGCCGATTCCATGTACAAATGATCCGATGTCCAGACCAAAATATCAGGTGAAGGCAGCGTTGATGCACATTGCGGAGACAGAGCAGCTGGATCCGGAAGTTGGAATTGTTGAATGGGAGGAAAGATAA
- a CDS encoding DUF4203 domain-containing protein produces the protein MDMINEIGRWLQEKEVLPTALERLGMADKLAEIVLISLGITVLLGILSCFFGLKLARFWSFLTVFVIGTGAAAAVAMQITSDETLSGIIGLAAGIILAIVFAILKRAGMFVTAFVLGAALSIYWLRPANLIWLLVCVGIGLVFALLTIKLFVPVLMLLTGVTGAVCISQAGTVLLGHAGVELERWMVTLAFAVLAVLGILVQFLMESGKRQKLHLKKAAEIREQNSTENEVDKARALLDEEFKEEKQAEKEVHTAAVPHAEELEMEFEDEFEDDDEDEEDEEVMKEDLIVSEEIVTEDEYLDKDLDEDFDEDLDEFWDDEDDDVEIVEIDLSDQDDEDK, from the coding sequence ATGGATATGATAAATGAAATAGGAAGATGGCTGCAGGAAAAGGAAGTTTTGCCGACCGCATTAGAGCGGCTTGGAATGGCAGACAAGCTGGCAGAGATTGTGCTTATTTCGCTTGGAATTACGGTATTACTGGGAATTCTGAGCTGTTTCTTTGGATTGAAGCTGGCAAGATTCTGGTCATTTCTGACAGTTTTTGTGATTGGAACAGGAGCAGCAGCGGCTGTGGCGATGCAGATTACGTCAGATGAAACACTGAGCGGGATTATTGGTCTTGCGGCAGGGATTATTCTGGCAATCGTGTTTGCAATTTTGAAGCGGGCAGGAATGTTTGTGACTGCCTTTGTACTTGGAGCAGCACTAAGTATATACTGGCTCCGGCCGGCGAATCTGATCTGGCTGCTGGTGTGTGTTGGAATTGGTCTGGTATTTGCGTTGTTGACGATTAAGCTTTTTGTTCCGGTTCTGATGCTTCTTACAGGAGTGACCGGTGCTGTATGCATCAGTCAGGCGGGAACTGTTTTGCTGGGTCATGCAGGAGTTGAATTAGAGCGTTGGATGGTCACGCTGGCATTTGCGGTGCTGGCAGTCCTTGGAATTCTGGTACAGTTTCTGATGGAATCCGGAAAGCGTCAAAAGCTGCATCTGAAAAAAGCTGCGGAGATTCGCGAACAGAATTCCACAGAGAATGAAGTGGATAAAGCCAGAGCTCTTCTGGATGAAGAGTTTAAAGAAGAAAAGCAGGCAGAGAAAGAAGTACATACAGCGGCTGTTCCTCATGCAGAAGAGCTGGAAATGGAATTTGAAGATGAATTTGAAGACGATGACGAGGATGAGGAAGACGAAGAAGTGATGAAAGAAGATCTGATCGTGTCAGAAGAGATTGTTACAGAAGATGAGTATTTGGATAAGGATCTGGATGAAGATTTCGATGAAGATCTGGATGAGTTCTGGGATGATGAGGATGATGATGTAGAAATCGTGGAGATCGATCTTTCGGATCAGGATGACGAAGATAAGTAA
- a CDS encoding diol dehydratase small subunit: protein MQYPLGEHEREQIASKTGKKLDEITLDAVMRNQIAPDDIKISKEMLYAQGQVAKENGNDPMEKNFERAAELVDVPDDVILKMYDKLRPNRSTKLELVLMAQELLEKYNAKNCARLVMEAAEVYEKRGILL from the coding sequence ATGCAGTACCCGTTAGGTGAACACGAAAGAGAACAGATCGCATCCAAGACAGGAAAAAAACTGGATGAGATCACGCTGGATGCAGTGATGAGAAACCAGATTGCCCCGGATGACATTAAGATTTCAAAAGAAATGCTTTATGCACAGGGACAGGTGGCAAAAGAAAACGGCAATGATCCGATGGAAAAGAATTTTGAACGTGCTGCAGAACTGGTAGATGTTCCGGATGATGTGATTTTAAAGATGTACGATAAGCTTCGTCCGAATCGTTCCACAAAGCTGGAACTGGTTTTAATGGCACAGGAGCTGTTGGAAAAATACAATGCAAAAAACTGTGCGCGCCTTGTAATGGAAGCGGCAGAGGTTTATGAGAAAAGAGGGATTCTGCTTTGA
- a CDS encoding diol dehydratase reactivase subunit alpha has translation MTYIAGVDIGNSTTEVCIGEVGGAQVHFLSSASCKTTGTKGTIANVHGIRAALKEAMGKIGMETEALSLIRLNEAAPVIGDTAMETLTETIITDSSMIGHNPSTPAGAGQAVGKTLDFERIREGVPGTPYIVFAKAAASYEEIAEVINRERKRLTITGVILQADEAVLVENRLEEKVPIIDEVAGIQKLPDDVLAAIEVALPGQTIRMLSNPYGIATLLGLDAEQTRMITPIAKSLIGKRSAVVLKTPGGNIRENLLPAGKICLHADQDAVVDLDEGAEKIMQVVSDAGTIYDMEGEHDTNVGNMFSRIKQGMENLDETAKREIHITDILAVDTMAPVRISGALAGETCLEKAVGIAAMVKTRHLPMQKIAEQLRIELGVNVMVAGVEAVMASLGALTTPGTSLPLAILDMGGGSTDAAVISEDGKVSMTHQAGAGELVSMLIETELGLGDRHMAEQIKKYPLAKVESLFHMRMENGQMTFVEQSIDPRFYGRVVLLTEDGMIRLEQDIPMEKIVQVRREAKRKVFVTNAFRALKKVAPGQDLKHISNVVLVGGSAEDFEIPEMLMEELSEFRIVCGRGNIRGEEGPRNAVATGLVLSYIGEQR, from the coding sequence TTGACATATATTGCCGGAGTTGATATTGGAAATTCTACAACAGAAGTCTGTATCGGAGAAGTCGGGGGAGCACAGGTCCATTTCTTAAGCAGTGCTTCCTGTAAGACGACAGGAACGAAGGGGACCATTGCCAATGTTCATGGGATACGGGCAGCATTGAAAGAAGCTATGGGAAAGATTGGGATGGAGACGGAAGCGCTTTCCCTGATCCGCCTGAATGAAGCCGCGCCGGTTATCGGAGATACAGCAATGGAGACGCTTACAGAGACGATCATTACAGATTCTTCCATGATCGGACATAACCCGTCTACCCCTGCAGGTGCAGGGCAGGCAGTCGGAAAAACGCTGGATTTTGAGCGAATCCGGGAAGGCGTGCCGGGAACGCCGTATATTGTATTTGCAAAAGCAGCCGCATCCTATGAGGAGATCGCAGAAGTTATCAACAGAGAGAGGAAGCGGCTGACGATCACAGGTGTGATCCTGCAGGCAGATGAGGCGGTTCTTGTGGAGAATCGTCTGGAAGAAAAAGTGCCGATCATTGATGAGGTGGCGGGAATTCAAAAGCTTCCGGATGATGTTCTGGCAGCGATCGAAGTGGCGCTTCCGGGACAGACAATCCGTATGCTTTCCAACCCGTACGGGATTGCAACGCTGCTCGGACTGGATGCAGAGCAGACGCGGATGATCACGCCGATTGCGAAAAGTCTGATCGGAAAGCGAAGTGCGGTCGTTTTAAAAACACCGGGCGGCAATATCCGGGAGAATCTTCTTCCCGCAGGAAAAATCTGTCTCCATGCAGATCAGGACGCAGTTGTTGATCTGGATGAAGGTGCCGAGAAGATCATGCAGGTAGTTTCGGATGCCGGTACGATCTACGATATGGAAGGAGAGCATGACACCAATGTGGGCAATATGTTCTCAAGGATCAAACAGGGAATGGAAAATCTGGATGAGACTGCGAAGAGAGAGATTCATATTACTGATATTCTGGCAGTGGATACGATGGCACCGGTTCGGATTTCCGGTGCCCTGGCAGGAGAGACCTGTCTTGAGAAAGCGGTCGGAATCGCGGCGATGGTAAAGACGAGGCATCTTCCGATGCAGAAGATTGCAGAACAATTACGGATAGAACTGGGTGTAAACGTGATGGTGGCAGGCGTGGAAGCGGTTATGGCCAGTCTCGGAGCCCTGACGACTCCCGGAACAAGCCTTCCGCTTGCAATTCTGGATATGGGCGGCGGTTCTACGGATGCAGCGGTGATTTCCGAGGATGGAAAGGTATCTATGACGCATCAGGCAGGTGCGGGAGAGCTTGTGTCCATGCTGATCGAGACAGAGCTTGGTCTGGGAGACCGGCACATGGCAGAGCAGATTAAAAAGTACCCGCTTGCCAAAGTGGAAAGTCTGTTCCATATGCGGATGGAAAACGGACAGATGACATTTGTGGAGCAGTCCATTGATCCGAGGTTTTACGGAAGAGTGGTCCTTCTTACGGAGGATGGAATGATTCGGCTGGAACAGGATATCCCGATGGAGAAGATTGTGCAGGTGCGAAGAGAGGCAAAACGTAAAGTGTTTGTGACCAATGCATTTCGTGCATTGAAGAAAGTGGCACCAGGGCAGGATCTGAAACATATTTCGAATGTTGTTTTAGTCGGCGGGTCTGCGGAGGATTTTGAGATTCCGGAAATGCTGATGGAAGAACTTTCAGAATTTCGGATCGTGTGCGGACGTGGAAATATCCGGGGAGAGGAAGGTCCGCGAAATGCAGTTGCAACAGGGCTGGTACTTTCATATATAGGAGAACAGCGATGA
- a CDS encoding cob(I)yrinic acid a,c-diamide adenosyltransferase: MKVYTKKGDGGNTSLANGMSVSKADDRIELIGTIDELNSYIGHAKVLSEDHLKTNLAEIQRTLMKIMAAVADPRNLDYRMSAEETVHLEDQIDELEAAFPRARDFVLYGGCELSARLDIARAVTRRAERRFRKVAQNYGADAKAMQYVNRLADYLYVEARFADHQAGNTEEGKLRETVIQNVMKNF; encoded by the coding sequence ATGAAAGTATATACCAAAAAAGGTGATGGCGGAAATACCTCTCTTGCAAATGGGATGAGTGTTTCGAAAGCAGACGATCGGATCGAGCTGATCGGGACGATCGATGAACTGAATAGTTATATCGGACATGCAAAAGTGCTTTCAGAGGATCATCTGAAGACGAATCTGGCAGAGATTCAGAGAACATTGATGAAGATCATGGCAGCAGTGGCAGATCCGAGAAATCTGGATTACCGCATGAGCGCAGAAGAGACTGTGCATCTGGAAGATCAGATCGATGAGTTGGAAGCTGCGTTTCCGAGAGCCAGGGACTTTGTTTTGTACGGAGGATGTGAGCTTTCCGCAAGACTGGATATTGCGCGGGCTGTGACAAGAAGGGCAGAGCGGAGATTCCGCAAAGTGGCACAGAATTACGGAGCAGATGCAAAAGCCATGCAGTATGTGAACAGACTTGCAGATTATCTGTATGTAGAAGCAAGATTTGCAGATCATCAGGCAGGAAATACAGAGGAAGGAAAGCTGCGGGAGACAGTGATCCAGAATGTGATGAAGAATTTTTAA
- a CDS encoding PHP domain-containing protein, with amino-acid sequence MKIDMHCHVKEGSIDSKVSLEDYITLLKKKGFQGMVITDHNTYNGYRYWKNHMKGKVHTDFVVLKGIEYDTRDAGHILVIMPEGVKMRLLEMRGMPVSLLIDLVHRNGGVLGPAHPCGEKYMSIANTKKFYQSPEIMKRFDFIEAYNCCESVVSNTGAARLAAKYKKVTTGGSDSHKTGCVGRAYTILPEPVTCETELISMIHKKVPFEVGGVQYEKTTKDRIGKVNKVLVYSFWLYNKGGELIKRRGRKVKMEEEHPIDPIDPIELYYTGKS; translated from the coding sequence ATGAAAATTGATATGCATTGCCATGTGAAAGAGGGATCGATTGACAGTAAGGTGAGTCTGGAGGATTACATCACACTCCTTAAAAAGAAGGGATTTCAGGGAATGGTGATCACAGACCATAACACATACAACGGATATCGATACTGGAAAAACCACATGAAAGGAAAGGTTCACACTGATTTTGTGGTATTAAAAGGGATCGAATATGATACAAGAGATGCAGGGCACATTCTGGTGATCATGCCGGAAGGCGTGAAGATGCGGCTTTTAGAGATGCGGGGAATGCCGGTATCGCTGCTGATCGATCTGGTGCATCGAAACGGAGGTGTGCTTGGACCGGCACATCCGTGCGGAGAAAAGTATATGAGTATCGCTAATACAAAGAAATTTTATCAGTCGCCGGAAATCATGAAACGGTTTGATTTTATTGAAGCTTATAACTGCTGTGAATCTGTAGTATCAAATACAGGGGCGGCAAGGCTGGCGGCAAAATATAAAAAGGTGACGACCGGTGGAAGTGATTCTCACAAGACCGGGTGTGTGGGACGTGCTTATACGATTCTGCCGGAGCCTGTGACGTGTGAGACAGAGCTGATCTCTATGATCCACAAGAAAGTTCCTTTTGAAGTGGGTGGCGTACAGTATGAAAAGACAACAAAGGACAGGATCGGAAAGGTGAATAAAGTTCTGGTGTATTCATTCTGGCTTTATAATAAAGGCGGCGAGCTTATAAAACGAAGAGGGCGGAAGGTTAAAATGGAGGAAGAACATCCGATTGATCCGATTGATCCGATCGAGTTGTACTACACGGGAAAATCATGA
- a CDS encoding putative ABC transporter permease, giving the protein MSIYYSILYFFVYGFLGWCTEVIFAAFKQHRFVNRGFLNGPICPIYGVGVTLVIACLEAFQSNLLLLYISSVILVTVLEGVTGWAMDKLFHNKWWDYSKLPFNIGGYVCLLFSLIWGVACVFIVYFVHPLIHQVLSLIPHTAGIALIAILGIALLSDIIVTTSAIVKFNQYLERLKHITDELHAISNQIGSELYQNVMHVLDMQESSRQKLDDVKLEVSEEIRMQIVELKTRAQNLGEKVPKPARRLLKAFPKLESRNYKAQLELFRQKLEQHLGRH; this is encoded by the coding sequence ATGTCGATTTACTATAGTATCCTCTACTTTTTTGTATATGGCTTTCTGGGATGGTGTACAGAAGTCATATTTGCAGCTTTTAAACAGCATCGTTTTGTAAACCGCGGATTTTTAAACGGACCGATCTGCCCGATCTACGGGGTTGGCGTTACACTGGTCATCGCATGCCTGGAAGCTTTCCAGTCCAACCTGTTACTTTTGTACATTTCTTCTGTCATACTGGTAACTGTTTTAGAGGGCGTAACCGGATGGGCAATGGACAAGCTGTTCCACAACAAATGGTGGGATTATTCCAAACTGCCTTTCAATATCGGAGGGTATGTCTGCCTTTTATTTTCCTTGATCTGGGGCGTTGCATGCGTTTTCATCGTATATTTTGTCCACCCGCTGATCCATCAGGTGTTATCCCTGATTCCGCACACAGCCGGAATTGCTTTGATTGCAATCCTTGGCATTGCTCTGCTTTCTGATATAATTGTAACCACTTCTGCAATCGTGAAGTTCAATCAATATCTGGAACGGCTGAAGCATATCACCGACGAATTACACGCAATTTCCAATCAGATCGGATCCGAGCTTTATCAGAATGTAATGCACGTGCTGGATATGCAGGAAAGTTCCAGACAAAAACTGGATGATGTCAAACTGGAAGTATCCGAAGAAATCCGGATGCAGATTGTAGAATTAAAAACAAGAGCCCAGAATCTGGGAGAAAAGGTTCCAAAACCGGCACGCCGTCTCTTAAAGGCATTCCCGAAACTGGAATCCAGAAATTACAAAGCACAGCTGGAATTGTTCCGGCAAAAACTGGAACAGCACCTTGGCAGACATTAA
- a CDS encoding propanediol/glycerol family dehydratase large subunit, with protein MRRSKRIETLDQRPVNLDGYINEWPEMGFVAMTSPYDPKPSVKVANGRIVELDGKKRGDFDFIDQFIADYAMNVERAEASMAVSSLEIARMIVDIHVSRKEILELVTGITPAKMTEVMNHLNVVELMMGMQKIRARRTPGNQAHITNLKDDPVQIAADAAEGALRGFAEEETTMGVARYAPLSAMALLIGSQVGRPGVLTQCSAEEATELELGIRGLTTYAETLSVYGTEKVFIDGDDTPYSKAFLNSAYASRGLKVRFTSGSGSEVLMGSSEKKSMLYLECRCLYATKGAGSQGIQNGSVSCIGVTGSVPSGIREVIAENLVAALLGLECASSNDQSFSNSDMRRTARTMLQFLPGTDFIFSGYAAEPNYDNMFAGSNFDAEDFDDYNVLQRDMQVDGGLRPVTEEEVIHVRNKAARAVQAVFTQLGLSPVTDAQVEAVTYAHGSKDTLDRDVTADLMAAEDVLKRGITGIDVVKALAETGFVDVAESVLSMLKQRVVGDYMQTAAILDKDFHVLSGINTPNDYMGPGTGYRVQGERWEEIKKIPHIINPQDI; from the coding sequence ATGAGAAGATCAAAACGAATTGAGACACTGGATCAGCGCCCGGTAAATCTTGACGGATATATCAATGAATGGCCGGAAATGGGATTTGTGGCAATGACAAGTCCGTATGATCCAAAGCCGTCTGTGAAAGTAGCAAACGGCAGAATTGTGGAACTGGATGGGAAAAAGAGAGGGGACTTTGATTTTATCGATCAGTTTATCGCTGATTATGCGATGAACGTAGAGCGTGCAGAAGCGTCCATGGCAGTATCTTCACTGGAGATCGCGCGCATGATCGTGGATATTCATGTGTCCAGAAAAGAGATTCTGGAGCTTGTGACAGGAATCACGCCTGCAAAGATGACAGAGGTTATGAATCATCTGAATGTCGTAGAGCTGATGATGGGAATGCAGAAGATCCGTGCGAGAAGAACACCGGGAAATCAGGCGCACATCACAAATCTGAAAGATGATCCGGTACAGATTGCAGCGGACGCGGCAGAGGGAGCTCTTCGTGGATTTGCGGAGGAAGAGACGACTATGGGAGTTGCCAGATATGCACCTCTGAGTGCCATGGCGCTTCTGATTGGTTCTCAGGTGGGGCGTCCGGGTGTGCTGACACAGTGCTCCGCAGAGGAAGCAACAGAGCTGGAGCTGGGAATCCGCGGACTGACGACTTATGCAGAGACACTCTCTGTATATGGAACGGAAAAGGTGTTTATCGATGGGGATGATACACCATATTCCAAAGCATTTTTGAATTCGGCGTATGCTTCCAGAGGACTGAAGGTCCGCTTTACATCAGGATCCGGTTCCGAGGTGCTGATGGGAAGCAGTGAAAAGAAATCTATGCTGTATCTGGAGTGCCGCTGTCTGTATGCGACAAAGGGAGCTGGAAGTCAGGGAATCCAGAATGGATCTGTAAGTTGTATCGGAGTGACAGGTTCCGTACCGTCCGGTATCCGGGAAGTCATCGCGGAAAACCTTGTGGCAGCGCTGCTTGGGCTGGAGTGTGCATCTTCCAATGACCAGAGCTTTTCCAACTCCGATATGCGCCGTACTGCAAGAACGATGCTGCAGTTCTTGCCGGGAACAGACTTTATCTTCTCCGGCTATGCGGCAGAGCCGAACTATGACAATATGTTTGCGGGATCGAACTTTGATGCCGAAGACTTTGATGATTACAATGTATTACAGAGAGATATGCAGGTAGACGGAGGACTTCGCCCGGTAACGGAAGAAGAAGTCATTCATGTCAGAAACAAGGCTGCAAGAGCGGTGCAGGCAGTGTTTACACAGCTGGGACTTTCACCGGTGACAGATGCGCAGGTGGAGGCAGTTACCTACGCACATGGAAGCAAAGATACACTGGATCGGGATGTGACCGCGGATCTGATGGCGGCTGAGGATGTATTAAAACGCGGCATCACGGGAATCGATGTCGTAAAAGCGCTGGCAGAGACTGGATTTGTGGATGTGGCAGAGAGTGTGTTGAGTATGTTAAAGCAGCGTGTGGTCGGAGATTACATGCAGACAGCAGCGATTTTGGACAAAGACTTCCATGTATTGTCCGGCATCAATACACCGAATGACTATATGGGACCTGGAACCGGATACCGGGTACAGGGAGAGCGCTGGGAAGAGATCAAGAAGATCCCGCACATCATCAACCCACAGGATATATAG